From Bacillus basilensis, a single genomic window includes:
- a CDS encoding universal stress protein: MNNTYTNILIAVDGSKEAERAFKKAIQVAKRNNATLTIAHIVDVKAYSAVEAYSRAIAERANLFAEDLLEDYKKTALEAGLEKIETVLEFGNPKSKISKEIAPNHKVDLIMCGATGLNAVERFLIGSVSEHIIRYAKCDVLVVRGDEEQGEL; this comes from the coding sequence ATGAATAATACATATACAAATATTTTAATCGCGGTGGATGGTTCTAAAGAAGCAGAAAGAGCCTTTAAAAAAGCAATTCAAGTCGCAAAACGAAACAACGCAACATTAACAATTGCTCATATTGTTGATGTAAAAGCATACTCAGCAGTAGAAGCTTATAGTCGTGCAATTGCTGAACGTGCAAATCTATTTGCAGAAGACTTATTAGAAGACTACAAAAAAACTGCGCTTGAAGCTGGCCTTGAAAAAATTGAAACTGTATTAGAATTCGGTAATCCTAAATCTAAAATTTCAAAAGAAATCGCTCCAAACCATAAAGTAGATTTAATTATGTGTGGTGCAACTGGTTTAAATGCTGTTGAGCGTTTCTTAATCGGTAGCGTCTCTGAACATATTATTCGCTATGCGAAATGCGATGTCCTTGTTGTTCGTGGTGATGAAGAGCAAGGTGAGCTTTAA
- a CDS encoding transposase: MILAKKVRLIPTPEQEKVLRNHTGAARFAYNYCKRMSDRYYKLFGKSVSQLALQKRFTKIKKRKRYEWLKDINAQVPKQASKDFDTARKHSFKKYKNGYHTSYKSKKDLIQGFYANYERLVIGKKVVHIQSIGEVKTSQQLPRNKRPSNPRVTFDGRHWWISVGFQEDFESQELTDESIGVDVGLKELFVASNGMKERNINKDAKVKKLLKRKKSAQRDMSRRFKKGVKIQSAGYEKAKAEHLRLSRKITNIRNNHIHQATAKLVKTKPMRMVVEDLSISNLLKNKRLSKAFSFQKLNFFFQCLSYKCEKYGIEYVKADKWFASSKICSCCGVKYDHSVQPEGQWSLKIREWDCVGCNSHHDRDINAAINLSRWVK; the protein is encoded by the coding sequence ATGATATTGGCGAAGAAAGTCAGACTGATTCCAACGCCTGAACAAGAAAAAGTGCTTAGAAACCATACTGGTGCTGCAAGATTTGCTTATAACTATTGTAAAAGAATGAGTGATAGATATTATAAGCTATTTGGAAAATCTGTTTCACAGTTAGCTTTACAGAAACGATTTACAAAGATCAAGAAGCGAAAGAGATATGAGTGGTTAAAAGACATCAATGCACAAGTTCCCAAACAGGCTTCAAAAGATTTTGATACGGCGAGAAAACATTCGTTCAAAAAGTACAAAAATGGTTATCACACTTCTTATAAATCCAAAAAAGATTTAATCCAAGGATTTTATGCCAATTATGAAAGACTGGTTATAGGAAAGAAAGTAGTTCATATTCAGTCTATTGGAGAAGTGAAAACAAGCCAACAACTACCAAGAAATAAAAGACCATCCAATCCAAGAGTTACCTTTGATGGTCGTCACTGGTGGATTAGTGTAGGGTTCCAAGAAGACTTTGAATCACAAGAACTAACCGATGAGTCGATTGGTGTGGATGTTGGTTTAAAAGAGCTTTTTGTAGCTTCTAATGGTATGAAAGAACGAAATATAAACAAAGATGCTAAGGTTAAAAAACTTTTGAAAAGGAAAAAGTCAGCGCAAAGAGATATGTCTAGGAGATTTAAAAAAGGTGTAAAAATTCAATCTGCCGGATATGAAAAAGCGAAAGCTGAGCACCTGCGGTTATCTAGGAAAATTACGAATATCCGAAATAACCATATCCATCAAGCAACAGCTAAATTGGTGAAAACCAAACCAATGAGGATGGTTGTGGAAGACTTATCTATCTCAAACCTGTTAAAAAACAAAAGACTATCGAAAGCATTTTCATTTCAAAAATTAAACTTCTTCTTTCAATGTTTATCATACAAGTGTGAGAAGTACGGCATTGAGTATGTAAAAGCTGATAAATGGTTCGCTTCAAGCAAGATTTGTTCATGTTGCGGAGTTAAATACGACCATTCAGTTCAACCAGAAGGACAGTGGAGTTTAAAGATTCGTGAATGGGACTGTGTTGGGTGCAATAGCCATCACGATAGGGATATAAATGCTGCGATAAATTTATCAAGATGGGTAAAATAA
- the argH gene encoding argininosuccinate lyase: protein MSKLWGGRFTEEAEAWVEEFGASISFDQQLVNQDIKGSIAHVTMLAKQGIVTKEEAEKIKAGLQYLLKEAKQNKLHFSVEAEDIHLNIEKMLIEQIGEVGGKLHTGRSRNDQVATDMHLYLKEKVEHIIKATKQLQTVLVHQAENNIETIMPGYTHLQRAQPISFAHHILAYFWMLERDVNRYEDSLKRINVSPLGAGALAGTTFPIDREYSAELLGFNGIYENSLDAVSDRDFILEFLSNSSMLMMHLSRFCEELILWSSQEFQFIEMSDQYATGSSIMPQKKNPDMAELIRGKTGRVYGNLFSLLTVMKGLPLAYNKDLQEDKEGMFDTVKTVEGCLHIMAGMLETMTVNKEKMGQAVTQDFSNATEIADYLANKGLPFRQAHEIVGKLVLYCTQKGIYLLDVPLETYKEMSLLFEEDLYEVLSPYAAVKRRNSAGGTGFEQIEKALEKAKGLVGEFVGI, encoded by the coding sequence GTGAGCAAACTTTGGGGCGGACGTTTTACAGAAGAAGCGGAAGCGTGGGTTGAAGAGTTTGGAGCATCCATCTCCTTCGATCAACAATTAGTAAATCAAGATATAAAGGGAAGTATTGCGCACGTAACGATGCTAGCAAAGCAAGGCATCGTTACGAAAGAAGAAGCAGAGAAAATAAAGGCAGGGCTTCAGTATTTATTAAAAGAAGCGAAACAAAATAAATTGCATTTTTCAGTTGAAGCTGAAGATATTCACTTAAACATTGAAAAAATGTTAATTGAACAAATCGGCGAAGTAGGAGGAAAACTTCATACAGGCCGAAGCCGTAATGATCAAGTAGCGACTGATATGCATTTATATTTAAAAGAAAAAGTAGAACATATTATAAAAGCTACAAAACAATTGCAAACGGTTCTTGTTCATCAAGCAGAAAATAACATTGAAACCATTATGCCTGGCTATACGCATTTGCAGCGTGCCCAGCCAATTTCATTTGCTCATCATATTCTCGCTTATTTTTGGATGTTAGAGCGTGATGTGAATCGTTATGAAGATTCGTTAAAGCGTATTAACGTGTCGCCATTAGGAGCAGGAGCGTTAGCTGGTACAACATTCCCGATTGACCGAGAATATAGTGCGGAGCTTCTTGGATTTAATGGAATCTATGAAAACAGTTTAGATGCAGTAAGCGATCGTGATTTCATACTGGAGTTCCTAAGTAACTCATCCATGCTCATGATGCACTTATCACGCTTTTGCGAAGAACTTATTTTGTGGAGTAGCCAAGAGTTTCAATTTATTGAAATGAGCGATCAATACGCAACGGGAAGCAGTATTATGCCACAAAAGAAAAATCCAGATATGGCGGAACTTATTCGTGGTAAAACAGGCAGAGTGTACGGTAATTTATTTAGTTTACTTACAGTAATGAAAGGATTACCGCTCGCTTACAATAAAGATTTGCAAGAAGACAAAGAAGGAATGTTTGATACAGTAAAAACAGTAGAAGGCTGCCTTCATATTATGGCAGGCATGTTAGAGACGATGACTGTCAACAAAGAAAAGATGGGGCAAGCTGTGACGCAAGATTTCTCTAACGCAACAGAAATTGCTGACTACTTAGCAAACAAAGGACTCCCATTCCGTCAAGCTCATGAAATTGTTGGAAAGCTAGTGTTATACTGCACACAAAAAGGAATTTATTTATTAGATGTACCACTTGAAACGTATAAAGAAATGAGCTTGTTATTTGAAGAAGATTTGTATGAAGTTCTTTCACCGTATGCAGCTGTAAAGCGTCGTAACAGTGCTGGCGGGACTGGATTTGAGCAAATTGAAAAAGCTTTGGAGAAGGCGAAAGGATTAGTTGGAGAGTTTGTGGGAATTTAA
- a CDS encoding argininosuccinate synthase, whose product MEKKKVVLAYSGGLDTSVAIKWLQEKNYDIIALCLDLGEGKDLAFVKEKALSVGAIKSYMIDVQEEFANEYALMAMQAHTLYEGKYPLVSALSRPLIAKKLVEIAEQEGATAVAHGCTGKGNDQVRFEVSIQALNPYLEVIAPVREWKWSREEEIAYAKENNVPIPINLDSPFSIDQNLWGRSNECGILEDPWAAPPEDAYEMTLALEDTPNKPEFVEIGFEAGVPTTLNGTSYPLSELIKMLNALAGKHGVGRIDHVENRLVGIKSREVYECPAAMTLITAHKELEDLTLVKEVAHFKPMIEQKITELIYNGLWFSPLKQALNAFLQETQKNVTGTVRVKLFKGHAIVEGRKSEYSLYDEKLATYTAQDEFNHDAAVGFISLFGLPTKVYSQVNQKKVEA is encoded by the coding sequence ATGGAGAAGAAAAAAGTGGTATTAGCATATTCCGGAGGTCTTGATACTTCCGTTGCAATTAAATGGTTACAAGAGAAGAATTATGATATTATCGCGCTTTGTTTAGACTTAGGGGAAGGTAAAGACTTAGCATTTGTAAAAGAAAAGGCACTTTCAGTAGGTGCAATTAAATCATATATGATTGATGTTCAAGAAGAATTTGCAAATGAATATGCATTGATGGCGATGCAAGCACACACGTTATACGAAGGGAAATATCCTCTTGTCTCTGCATTATCTCGTCCGCTTATTGCGAAAAAATTAGTAGAAATCGCAGAACAAGAAGGCGCGACTGCAGTTGCACACGGATGTACAGGGAAAGGGAATGATCAAGTCCGTTTTGAAGTTTCTATTCAAGCGTTAAATCCTTATTTAGAAGTAATTGCGCCTGTACGTGAATGGAAATGGTCACGTGAAGAAGAAATTGCCTATGCAAAAGAAAATAATGTACCAATTCCGATTAACTTAGATAGCCCGTTTTCAATCGATCAAAATTTATGGGGACGCAGTAATGAATGTGGCATTTTAGAAGATCCATGGGCAGCGCCGCCAGAAGATGCATATGAGATGACATTAGCATTAGAAGATACACCGAATAAACCAGAATTTGTAGAAATCGGTTTTGAAGCAGGCGTACCGACTACTTTAAATGGTACTTCATATCCACTTTCAGAACTTATTAAAATGTTAAATGCACTTGCTGGAAAACATGGCGTTGGACGTATCGATCACGTAGAAAATCGCCTTGTTGGTATAAAATCGCGTGAAGTATACGAATGCCCAGCAGCAATGACATTAATTACGGCGCACAAGGAACTTGAAGATTTAACACTAGTAAAAGAAGTAGCGCATTTTAAACCGATGATTGAGCAGAAAATAACAGAACTTATTTATAACGGTTTATGGTTCTCACCTTTAAAACAAGCGCTGAATGCTTTCTTACAAGAAACGCAAAAGAATGTAACAGGTACAGTGCGTGTGAAATTATTTAAAGGCCATGCGATTGTAGAAGGACGTAAATCTGAATACTCTTTATACGATGAAAAACTAGCAACATATACTGCCCAGGACGAATTTAATCATGATGCAGCTGTTGGATTCATTTCATTATTCGGTTTACCGACGAAAGTATACAGCCAAGTGAATCAAAAGAAGGTGGAAGCGTGA